One Archocentrus centrarchus isolate MPI-CPG fArcCen1 chromosome 14, fArcCen1, whole genome shotgun sequence DNA window includes the following coding sequences:
- the hspa4a gene encoding heat shock 70 kDa protein 4a isoform X2 — MSVVGFDLGFQSCYVAVARAGGIETVANEYSDRCTPSFVSFGPRNRSIGAAAKSQVVTNYKNTVQSFKRLHGRAFTDSYVQSAKSNLVYELASMPSGATGIKVMYMEEERVFSTEQVTGMLLTKLKETAESALKKPVVDCVISVPSYFTDAERRSVMDAAQIAGLNCLRLMNETTAVTLAYGIYKQDLPAPEEKPRIVVFVDLGHSGYQVSVCAFNKGKLKILATAFDSDLGGKDFDDILVNHFCEEFGTKYKLDVRSKPRALVRLYQECEKLKKLMSANSSDLPLNIECFMNDIDVSSKLNRGQFEEMCAGLLAKVEGPLHSVMEQAKLKKEDVYAVEIVGGATRIPAIKERISKFFGKELSTTLNADEAVARGCALQCAILSPAFKVREFSITDVVPYSISLKWNSAAEEGLSDCEVFPKNHAAPFSKVLTFYRKEPFSLEAYYNNPKELPYPTATIGQFLIQNVVPQASGESAKVKVKVRVNVHGVFSVSSASMVEVVKTAEGEEPMETDQIVKEEETKMQVDQEDQKLQPGDNGDKKTETEEMETSTEDPKQQEKKNDQPPQAKKPKVKTKTLELPIESNLDWQLSREELNVCVENEGKMIMQDKLEKERNDAKNNVEEYVYDMRDKLHGILEKFVNEADRDLLSLKLEDTENWLYEDGEDQQKQVYIDKLAELKKIGQPIHERYLEAEERPKAFEELGRQIQMYMKIIEAYKAKDELYDHLDELEVTRVDKQVNDAMVWMNSKMNQQNNQDLTVDPVVKVKEIEAKTKELYSACNPVLSKPKPKPKVEPPNEEKTENGPVNGQEGTESQPCNPDKTTSAGTEQQTNTPEKNLPEMDTD; from the exons ATGTCAGTGGTGGGATTTGACTTGGGCTTCCAAAGCTGCTATGTAGCTGTAGCCCGAGCTGGAGGAATCGAGACAGTCGCTAACGAGTACAGCGACAGATGTACACC GTCATTTGTATCGTTTGGACCCCGAAATCGTTCAATAGGAGCTGCTGCAAAGAGCCAG gtggtgaccaactacaaaaacacagtgcagagtTTCAAGCGATTACATGGCAGGGCGTTCACAGACTCTTACGTCCAGTCGGCCAAGTCTAACTTGGTGTACGAGCTGGCTTCGATGCCCTCTGGGGCCACCGGCATAAAA GTGATGTACATGGAAGAAGAGAGAGTATTCAGCACTGAGCAAGTAACAGGCATGCTGCTGACCAAACTGAAGGAGACTGCTGAAAGTGCGCTGAAGAAGCCGGTTGTAGATTGTGTCATCTCG GTGCCAAGCTATTTCACTGACGCAGAGAGGAGGTCTGTCATGGATGCAGCTCAGATCGCAGGCCTCAACTGTCTGCGGCTAATGAATGAGACCACTGCAG TGACTCTGGCTTATGGAATCTACAAGCAGGACCTGCCAGCGCCAGAAGAAAAACCCAGGATAGTGGTGTTTGTGGATCTGGGCCACTCCGGTTACCAGGTGTCAGTTTGTGCCTTCAACAAGGGAAAGCTCAAG ATCCTGGCTACTGCGTTCGATTCCGACCTCGGTGGTAAGGACTTTGATGATATCCTGGTCAACCACTTCTGTGAGGAATTTGGAACCAAATACAAGCTGGATGTGAGGTCCAAGCCCCGCGCGCTTGTACGGCTCTACCAGGAGTGTGAGAAGCTCAAGAAGCTGATGAGTGCCAACTCCTCTGACCTCCCTCTCAACATTGAGTGCTTTATGAATGACATTGACGTGTCCAGTAAACTTAACAG AGGGCAGTTTGAGGAGATGTGTGCGGGGCTGCTGGCCAAAGTTGAGGGTCCCCTCCACAGCGTCATGGAACAAGCCA AGCTGAAAAAGGAAGATGTATATGCAGTGGAGATTGTGGGTGGCGCCACCAGAATCCCCGCCATTAAAGAGCGGATCAGCAAATTCTTCGGCAAAGAGCTGAGCACCACCCTAAATGCAGACGAGGCCGTGGCCAGGGGCTGCGCTCTGCAG tgtGCCATCTTGTCACCAGCTTTCAAAGTCCGAGAGTTCTCAATTACAGATGTTGTCCCCTACTCCATCTCCCTAAAGTGGAATTCAGCTGCAGAGGAAGGACTGAG TGATTGTGAGGTTTTCCCAAAGAACCATGCAGCTCCGTTCTCTAAAGTACTGACCTTctaccggaaagagccattcaGCCTTGAAGCCTACTACAACAATCCCAAGGAGCTGCCTTACCCTACAGCCACTATAG GCCAGTTCCTGATCCAGAATGTGGTTCCTCAGGCATCAGGGGAGAGCGCTAAAGTCAAGGTGAAAGTTCGGGTAAACGTTCACGGCGTCTTCAGCGTATCAAGCGCGTCGATGGTTGAAGTGGTAAAAACAGCCGAAGGAGAGGAGCCAATGGAGACAGACCAGATAGTGAAGGAAGAGGAg ACCAAAATGCAAGTGGACCAGGAGGATCAGAAACTCCAGCCCGGAGACAATGGAGACAAGAAAACAGAGACCGAAGAAATGGAG ACATCGACAGAGGACCCCAagcagcaggagaagaagaatgACCAGCCTCCTCAAGCCAAGAAACCCAAAGTAAAAACGAAGACACTGGAGCTGCCGATAGAGAGCAATTTGGACTGGCAGCTTTCCAGGGAAgagctgaatgtgtgtgtggagaaTGAG GGTAAGATGATCATGCAGGATAAGCTGGAGAAGGAGAGGAACGATGCGAAGAACAATGTGGAAGAGTACGTGTACGACATGAGGGACAAACTACACGGCATCCTGGAGAAGTTTGTGAATGAAGCT GATCGGGATTTGCTCTCATTAAAactggaggacacagagaactgGCTGTATGAAGATGGAGAAGACCAACAGAAACAAGTTTACATTGACAAACTGGCTGAACTGAAG AAAATTGGCCAGCCTATCCACGAGAGATACCTGGAAGCTGAAGAGAGGCCGAAAGCGTTTGAGGAGCTTGGCAGACAAATCCAGATGTACATGAAGATAATTGAAGCTTACAAGGCAAAG GATGAGCTCTATGATcatctggatgagctggaggtgaCCAGGGTGGACAAGCAGGTAAATGATGCCATGGTCTGGATGAACAGCAAGATGAACCAGCAGAACAATCAGGACCTCACCGTGGACCCAGTGGTCAAAGTTAAAGAGATCGAGGCCAAGACTAAG GAGCTTTATTCAGCATGCAATCCAGTGCTGTCCAAACCCAAGCCCAAGCCCAAAGTGGAGCCTCCCAATGAGGAGAAGACGGAGAATGGGCCGGTCAATGGGCAGGAGGGAACAGAGAGCCAGCCATGCAACCCAGATAAAACGACATCTGCCGGAACAGaacagcagacaaacacaccGGAGAAAAATCTCCCTGAAATGGACACTGACTAG
- the hspa4a gene encoding heat shock 70 kDa protein 4a isoform X1 — protein sequence MRHHFTKLWKKTQTVPFRLEELGWGVQEHHDKRNPTVYNAKPRRHISLKMSVVGFDLGFQSCYVAVARAGGIETVANEYSDRCTPSFVSFGPRNRSIGAAAKSQVVTNYKNTVQSFKRLHGRAFTDSYVQSAKSNLVYELASMPSGATGIKVMYMEEERVFSTEQVTGMLLTKLKETAESALKKPVVDCVISVPSYFTDAERRSVMDAAQIAGLNCLRLMNETTAVTLAYGIYKQDLPAPEEKPRIVVFVDLGHSGYQVSVCAFNKGKLKILATAFDSDLGGKDFDDILVNHFCEEFGTKYKLDVRSKPRALVRLYQECEKLKKLMSANSSDLPLNIECFMNDIDVSSKLNRGQFEEMCAGLLAKVEGPLHSVMEQAKLKKEDVYAVEIVGGATRIPAIKERISKFFGKELSTTLNADEAVARGCALQCAILSPAFKVREFSITDVVPYSISLKWNSAAEEGLSDCEVFPKNHAAPFSKVLTFYRKEPFSLEAYYNNPKELPYPTATIGQFLIQNVVPQASGESAKVKVKVRVNVHGVFSVSSASMVEVVKTAEGEEPMETDQIVKEEETKMQVDQEDQKLQPGDNGDKKTETEEMETSTEDPKQQEKKNDQPPQAKKPKVKTKTLELPIESNLDWQLSREELNVCVENEGKMIMQDKLEKERNDAKNNVEEYVYDMRDKLHGILEKFVNEADRDLLSLKLEDTENWLYEDGEDQQKQVYIDKLAELKKIGQPIHERYLEAEERPKAFEELGRQIQMYMKIIEAYKAKDELYDHLDELEVTRVDKQVNDAMVWMNSKMNQQNNQDLTVDPVVKVKEIEAKTKELYSACNPVLSKPKPKPKVEPPNEEKTENGPVNGQEGTESQPCNPDKTTSAGTEQQTNTPEKNLPEMDTD from the exons atgCGTCACCATTTTACCAAgctctggaagaagacccaaactgtccccTTCAGATTAGAGGAACTTGGCTGGGGTGTTCAGGAACACcatgacaagag AAATCCTACTGTGTACAACGCTAAACCCAGGAGACACATATCGCTGAAGATGTCAGTGGTGGGATTTGACTTGGGCTTCCAAAGCTGCTATGTAGCTGTAGCCCGAGCTGGAGGAATCGAGACAGTCGCTAACGAGTACAGCGACAGATGTACACC GTCATTTGTATCGTTTGGACCCCGAAATCGTTCAATAGGAGCTGCTGCAAAGAGCCAG gtggtgaccaactacaaaaacacagtgcagagtTTCAAGCGATTACATGGCAGGGCGTTCACAGACTCTTACGTCCAGTCGGCCAAGTCTAACTTGGTGTACGAGCTGGCTTCGATGCCCTCTGGGGCCACCGGCATAAAA GTGATGTACATGGAAGAAGAGAGAGTATTCAGCACTGAGCAAGTAACAGGCATGCTGCTGACCAAACTGAAGGAGACTGCTGAAAGTGCGCTGAAGAAGCCGGTTGTAGATTGTGTCATCTCG GTGCCAAGCTATTTCACTGACGCAGAGAGGAGGTCTGTCATGGATGCAGCTCAGATCGCAGGCCTCAACTGTCTGCGGCTAATGAATGAGACCACTGCAG TGACTCTGGCTTATGGAATCTACAAGCAGGACCTGCCAGCGCCAGAAGAAAAACCCAGGATAGTGGTGTTTGTGGATCTGGGCCACTCCGGTTACCAGGTGTCAGTTTGTGCCTTCAACAAGGGAAAGCTCAAG ATCCTGGCTACTGCGTTCGATTCCGACCTCGGTGGTAAGGACTTTGATGATATCCTGGTCAACCACTTCTGTGAGGAATTTGGAACCAAATACAAGCTGGATGTGAGGTCCAAGCCCCGCGCGCTTGTACGGCTCTACCAGGAGTGTGAGAAGCTCAAGAAGCTGATGAGTGCCAACTCCTCTGACCTCCCTCTCAACATTGAGTGCTTTATGAATGACATTGACGTGTCCAGTAAACTTAACAG AGGGCAGTTTGAGGAGATGTGTGCGGGGCTGCTGGCCAAAGTTGAGGGTCCCCTCCACAGCGTCATGGAACAAGCCA AGCTGAAAAAGGAAGATGTATATGCAGTGGAGATTGTGGGTGGCGCCACCAGAATCCCCGCCATTAAAGAGCGGATCAGCAAATTCTTCGGCAAAGAGCTGAGCACCACCCTAAATGCAGACGAGGCCGTGGCCAGGGGCTGCGCTCTGCAG tgtGCCATCTTGTCACCAGCTTTCAAAGTCCGAGAGTTCTCAATTACAGATGTTGTCCCCTACTCCATCTCCCTAAAGTGGAATTCAGCTGCAGAGGAAGGACTGAG TGATTGTGAGGTTTTCCCAAAGAACCATGCAGCTCCGTTCTCTAAAGTACTGACCTTctaccggaaagagccattcaGCCTTGAAGCCTACTACAACAATCCCAAGGAGCTGCCTTACCCTACAGCCACTATAG GCCAGTTCCTGATCCAGAATGTGGTTCCTCAGGCATCAGGGGAGAGCGCTAAAGTCAAGGTGAAAGTTCGGGTAAACGTTCACGGCGTCTTCAGCGTATCAAGCGCGTCGATGGTTGAAGTGGTAAAAACAGCCGAAGGAGAGGAGCCAATGGAGACAGACCAGATAGTGAAGGAAGAGGAg ACCAAAATGCAAGTGGACCAGGAGGATCAGAAACTCCAGCCCGGAGACAATGGAGACAAGAAAACAGAGACCGAAGAAATGGAG ACATCGACAGAGGACCCCAagcagcaggagaagaagaatgACCAGCCTCCTCAAGCCAAGAAACCCAAAGTAAAAACGAAGACACTGGAGCTGCCGATAGAGAGCAATTTGGACTGGCAGCTTTCCAGGGAAgagctgaatgtgtgtgtggagaaTGAG GGTAAGATGATCATGCAGGATAAGCTGGAGAAGGAGAGGAACGATGCGAAGAACAATGTGGAAGAGTACGTGTACGACATGAGGGACAAACTACACGGCATCCTGGAGAAGTTTGTGAATGAAGCT GATCGGGATTTGCTCTCATTAAAactggaggacacagagaactgGCTGTATGAAGATGGAGAAGACCAACAGAAACAAGTTTACATTGACAAACTGGCTGAACTGAAG AAAATTGGCCAGCCTATCCACGAGAGATACCTGGAAGCTGAAGAGAGGCCGAAAGCGTTTGAGGAGCTTGGCAGACAAATCCAGATGTACATGAAGATAATTGAAGCTTACAAGGCAAAG GATGAGCTCTATGATcatctggatgagctggaggtgaCCAGGGTGGACAAGCAGGTAAATGATGCCATGGTCTGGATGAACAGCAAGATGAACCAGCAGAACAATCAGGACCTCACCGTGGACCCAGTGGTCAAAGTTAAAGAGATCGAGGCCAAGACTAAG GAGCTTTATTCAGCATGCAATCCAGTGCTGTCCAAACCCAAGCCCAAGCCCAAAGTGGAGCCTCCCAATGAGGAGAAGACGGAGAATGGGCCGGTCAATGGGCAGGAGGGAACAGAGAGCCAGCCATGCAACCCAGATAAAACGACATCTGCCGGAACAGaacagcagacaaacacaccGGAGAAAAATCTCCCTGAAATGGACACTGACTAG
- the zcchc10 gene encoding zinc finger CCHC domain-containing protein 10: MATPMHRLIARRQAEANKQHVRCQKCLEMGHWTYECTGKRKYVHRPSRTTEMKKKLKENENKPLSIAGPGTEGSNEKKVKKKAIDSSDSSSGSDGSSSDSSSDSNDDSSSSSDDSDSSSDSDNDSSSSSSSSSSSSSSSSSDSSDSGSSSNSDQGPPKKKKKKK, translated from the exons ATGGCGACTCCCATGCATAGATTAATAGCCAGGAGGCAAGC GGAGGCAAACAAACAACATGTGCGCTGCCAGAAGTGTTTGGAAATGGGACACTGGACCTACGAATGCACAGGGAAACGGAAATATGTGCACAGACCTTCAAGAACGACTGagatgaaaaagaaactgaaggaGAATGAAAACAAACCCCTCAGCATTGCCGG accaggaacagaAGGCTCCAAtgaaaagaaagttaaaaagaa GGCTATAGACTCGAGCGACAGCAGCAGCGGTTCAGACGGCTCCTCCAGTGACTCATCGTCGGACAGCAACGACGACTCCAGCTCCTCTTCAGATGacagtgacagcagcagtgacagcgaCAATGAcagctcttcctcttcctcctcctcgtcctcctcctcctcctcttcgtccTCAGACAGCTCAGACTCAGGAAGTAGCAGCAATTCAGATCAAGGACctccaaagaagaagaaaaagaagaaataa